One Pseudonocardia sediminis DNA window includes the following coding sequences:
- a CDS encoding acyltransferase family protein yields the protein MTDLRPTAVASVTTRETWIDVAKGAAIVLVVLRHSQDAVNDHGQGVAAWNLLNDSLASVRMPLFFLVSGLFAARALQAPLARFGRSKLAHFGWLFALWAGVYVIGYAVWAAVTRQPEGAWWWATEAAAKDSTPWYLLALAVFFALARAARSLPPTAQLATTGAVSALFATETVTTGVWMFDRMGHYAVFFLAGCYGSSLVRAWVSRTSWWTVAGVGAAWAGAGVVVAVVGRDGVAGDLVLPLLGLPAALALLGRLQHARVVAPLAVLGRNTLPVYVLHFVAVLAVAELTAGWGGWWPLVAAPLVASAALALALAGARALRPVSWLWVVPVSQRRAASRA from the coding sequence GTGACCGATCTTCGCCCGACCGCCGTAGCGTCCGTTACGACCCGCGAGACGTGGATCGACGTCGCGAAGGGCGCCGCGATCGTGCTGGTCGTGCTGCGGCACAGCCAGGACGCAGTCAACGACCACGGCCAGGGCGTCGCCGCGTGGAACCTGCTGAACGACTCGCTGGCGTCGGTGCGGATGCCGCTGTTCTTCCTGGTCTCCGGGTTGTTCGCGGCCCGTGCGCTGCAGGCGCCGCTAGCCCGGTTCGGGCGGTCGAAGCTGGCGCACTTCGGGTGGCTGTTCGCGCTGTGGGCCGGCGTCTACGTCATTGGGTACGCGGTGTGGGCCGCCGTCACCCGGCAGCCGGAGGGCGCCTGGTGGTGGGCGACCGAGGCGGCGGCGAAGGACTCCACCCCGTGGTATCTGCTGGCGCTCGCCGTGTTCTTCGCACTCGCCCGCGCCGCGCGCTCGCTGCCCCCGACTGCGCAGCTCGCTACGACTGGGGCGGTGTCGGCGCTGTTCGCGACGGAGACGGTGACGACCGGGGTGTGGATGTTCGACCGGATGGGTCACTACGCGGTGTTCTTCTTGGCCGGCTGCTACGGGTCGTCGCTGGTGCGGGCGTGGGTGTCGCGGACCAGCTGGTGGACCGTCGCCGGGGTGGGCGCCGCCTGGGCCGGCGCTGGCGTGGTCGTGGCGGTCGTGGGCCGGGACGGTGTGGCCGGGGATCTGGTGCTGCCGCTGCTCGGGCTGCCCGCCGCGCTGGCGTTGCTCGGCCGGTTGCAGCACGCCCGCGTGGTCGCCCCGTTGGCGGTGCTTGGGCGGAACACGCTGCCGGTGTACGTACTGCACTTCGTCGCCGTGCTGGCGGTCGCCGAGCTCACCGCGGGCTGGGGCGGCTGGTGGCCGCTGGTCGCGGCACCACTGGTGGCCAGCGCGGCGCTCGCGCTGGCTCTGGCAGGTGCGCGTGCGCTGCGGCCGGTGTCGTGGCTGTGGGTGGTGCCGGTCAGCCAGCGACGAGCTGCTTCACGTGCTTGA
- a CDS encoding sugar transferase yields MQQAETTALTVSRVAVPVFPGPPLVASPPFSTGTKVEARPATRLLRRLDERFSGLTVLLVLADLLALAAALIVIGEVTLTPVVAAAAGLLLCCRASARVYRSRLRLSWFDDLPRELVAVTAAVGMFVVVGGLVFDLGRSMVPALQEVLVAALLGLLLRAGVFQIARVARRRFGHGDRTVVIGTGKLATDLTQSMLEHPEFGLRPVGLVCTGRGGDCDHIDLPVITEPLVPAVLRSRAASVVFACPDVPDEETLDAAIQVRRLGATVLIVPRMFELYHDGAGVERLRSFPLVRLPSDPTRRPTWWVKRFLDSAIALVGLALISPLLLVAGIAVLIESGRPIFFSQLRVGLDGEPFTLFKLRSLRPANDAEQQTLWSVAHDPRVGPVGRFLRRTSLDELPQLWNIVRGDMSLVGPRPERPSFVEQFSETHDRYAARHRVPTGLTGLAQVNGLRGDTSIADRVRHDNYYIANWSLWLDARILLLTVREVLRRGQH; encoded by the coding sequence GTGCAGCAGGCAGAGACCACGGCATTGACGGTCAGCAGGGTCGCGGTTCCCGTGTTCCCCGGCCCGCCGCTGGTGGCGTCACCGCCGTTCTCGACGGGCACGAAGGTCGAGGCCCGGCCGGCGACCCGCCTCCTCCGCCGCCTCGACGAGCGCTTCAGTGGGCTGACGGTCCTGCTGGTGCTCGCCGACCTTCTCGCCCTGGCCGCCGCGCTGATCGTGATCGGCGAGGTCACGCTGACACCGGTCGTCGCCGCGGCCGCGGGCCTGCTCCTGTGCTGCAGGGCGTCCGCCCGCGTCTACCGCTCGAGGCTGCGGCTGTCCTGGTTCGACGACCTTCCGCGCGAGCTCGTCGCCGTCACGGCGGCGGTCGGGATGTTCGTCGTCGTCGGCGGTCTGGTGTTCGACCTCGGACGCTCGATGGTCCCTGCGCTGCAGGAGGTTCTGGTCGCGGCGCTGCTCGGCCTACTGCTGCGTGCCGGGGTGTTCCAGATCGCCCGGGTCGCACGCCGCCGGTTCGGCCACGGCGACCGCACCGTCGTCATCGGCACCGGGAAGCTCGCCACCGACCTCACCCAGTCCATGCTCGAGCACCCGGAGTTCGGGCTGCGCCCGGTCGGCCTGGTGTGCACCGGGCGCGGCGGGGACTGCGACCACATCGACCTGCCGGTGATCACCGAGCCGCTGGTGCCGGCCGTGCTGCGGAGCCGGGCCGCGAGCGTCGTGTTCGCCTGCCCCGACGTCCCCGACGAGGAGACGCTCGACGCTGCGATCCAGGTGCGCCGCCTCGGTGCCACCGTGCTGATCGTCCCGCGGATGTTCGAGCTCTACCACGACGGCGCCGGCGTGGAGCGGCTGCGCAGCTTCCCGCTGGTGCGCCTGCCGTCCGACCCGACGCGGCGCCCGACCTGGTGGGTCAAGCGCTTCCTGGACTCGGCGATCGCCCTCGTCGGCCTCGCGCTGATCTCCCCGCTGCTGCTCGTCGCCGGCATCGCCGTGCTGATCGAGAGTGGCCGTCCGATCTTCTTCTCGCAGCTGCGGGTGGGCCTGGACGGGGAGCCGTTCACGCTGTTCAAGCTGCGCAGCCTGCGCCCGGCGAACGACGCCGAGCAGCAGACGCTGTGGTCGGTCGCCCACGACCCGCGGGTCGGGCCGGTCGGACGTTTCCTGCGCCGCACCTCGCTCGACGAGCTGCCCCAGCTGTGGAACATCGTCCGCGGCGACATGAGCCTGGTCGGGCCGCGACCGGAGCGCCCGTCGTTCGTCGAGCAGTTCTCCGAGACCCACGACCGCTACGCCGCGCGGCACCGCGTCCCGACCGGTCTGACCGGGCTGGCGCAGGTCAACGGCCTGCGCGGGGACACCTCGATCGCCGACCGGGTGCGGCACGACAACTACTACATCGCGAACTGGTCGCTGTGGCTCGACGCACGGATCCTCCTGCTCACGGTGCGCGAAGTGCTGCGCCGCGGACAGCACTGA
- a CDS encoding glycosyl hydrolase family 28-related protein translates to MSSSRRRRDHAVRLVSAGQYALVSLGSLNVKSFGAKGDGTTDDTAAIQAALAAVPAAGGQVFSSRPAPTGSLPG, encoded by the coding sequence ATGAGCAGTTCTAGACGTCGCCGGGATCATGCAGTACGGCTGGTCAGCGCGGGCCAGTACGCCCTGGTCTCCCTCGGCTCGCTGAACGTCAAGTCGTTCGGCGCGAAGGGCGACGGCACCACCGACGACACAGCCGCGATCCAGGCCGCTCTCGCCGCCGTCCCCGCCGCCGGCGGGCAGGTGTTCTCTTCCCGGCCGGCACCTACCGGGTCACTTCCGGGCTGA
- a CDS encoding SDR family NAD(P)-dependent oxidoreductase, which yields MPGWAVVTGASSGIGAAFAVELGRRGHQVLLVGRDQGRLDDVAARVPGSRTLAADLADPAGLAAVQAFLTDPGTSVALLVANAGTGAVGNLVELREPELRETVEVNLTAVACLLRSALLGMLGRGSGGIITVSSSAVDYPAPQHPVYAATKAAVEHLTRTLRAEAGPRGVVVTCVRPGYVRTPFHDRHGADHSEVPAGRWQTPEGVVAAALRAHDGNRAFVDVPRRRVLDRIWPHIEPLRRVLGPIKRKFDKRARVTD from the coding sequence ATGCCGGGCTGGGCCGTGGTGACCGGGGCGTCGAGCGGGATCGGAGCGGCGTTCGCCGTCGAGCTCGGGAGGCGTGGTCATCAGGTGTTGCTGGTCGGTCGCGACCAGGGCCGTCTCGACGACGTCGCCGCGCGCGTCCCGGGGTCGCGCACGCTCGCCGCCGACCTCGCGGACCCGGCCGGGCTCGCGGCGGTGCAGGCCTTCCTGACCGACCCGGGCACGTCGGTCGCGTTGCTGGTCGCCAACGCCGGCACCGGCGCGGTCGGCAACCTGGTCGAGCTGCGTGAGCCGGAACTGCGCGAGACGGTCGAGGTGAACCTGACCGCGGTGGCCTGCCTGTTGCGCTCGGCCCTGCTCGGCATGCTCGGTCGCGGCAGCGGCGGGATCATCACCGTCTCCAGCTCGGCCGTCGACTACCCGGCCCCGCAGCACCCGGTCTACGCCGCGACGAAGGCCGCCGTCGAGCACCTGACCCGCACGCTGCGCGCCGAGGCCGGCCCGCGCGGCGTCGTCGTGACCTGCGTGCGGCCCGGCTACGTCCGCACCCCGTTCCACGACCGTCACGGCGCCGACCACAGCGAGGTCCCGGCCGGCCGCTGGCAGACCCCTGAGGGCGTCGTGGCCGCGGCGCTGCGCGCGCACGACGGGAACCGGGCGTTCGTCGACGTGCCCCGCCGACGAGTGCTGGACCGCATCTGGCCGCATATCGAACCTCTCCGACGAGTGCTCGGCCCGATCAAGCGAAAGTTCGATAAGCGGGCTCGTGTCACGGACTAG
- a CDS encoding putative glycoside hydrolase — protein sequence MPRHCDAIYDMIGLVHLMRRFRVPGRFLVALSLTASVLGGCAAGVSAPHPEPAARVPLADPAVCGLWNAIGAAPTDAQLVDAAQRYQVVILNAWETAAQKRLKALNPAITVLVYKDLSSTRSYETATLHGGLLPTGVDFAATEREHPDWFATDTGGRRVEWAPYPQHWQMAVWNADYQREWTTAVTTEAVRDGWDGVFADNDFASLGFYSDAVLAGTSSRAETDRLLRDGLDRMVAVAGSALAAQGKLFIPNLSEARLYPGRWTEHARFGGAMEENFAQYAGDELLTWQGTQWEEMVRTSSDGKHLNLLVTKTAGVPESSPGAAGRAGFAGAALLAGDRACWTGPDAGDYSRPAFSGYQSLALGEPRGPAVQQDSGVWTREFTGGWVAVNPSDADETVTPPAGLSTTDGTAITSDLTISAADGEILVRR from the coding sequence GTGCCACGACACTGCGACGCGATCTACGACATGATCGGACTCGTGCACCTTATGCGGCGGTTCCGCGTACCCGGGCGGTTCCTCGTCGCTTTGTCGCTCACCGCGTCCGTCCTGGGCGGATGCGCCGCGGGTGTCTCGGCGCCGCACCCCGAGCCGGCCGCCCGCGTACCGCTGGCGGACCCGGCCGTCTGCGGGCTGTGGAACGCGATCGGCGCCGCCCCCACCGACGCCCAGCTCGTCGACGCGGCGCAGCGCTACCAGGTCGTCATCCTCAACGCCTGGGAGACGGCCGCGCAGAAGCGGCTCAAGGCGCTGAACCCGGCGATCACCGTCCTCGTCTACAAGGACCTGTCCTCCACGCGCAGCTACGAGACCGCGACCCTGCACGGCGGCCTGCTGCCCACCGGCGTCGACTTCGCCGCGACCGAGCGCGAGCACCCCGACTGGTTCGCCACCGACACCGGCGGGCGCCGCGTCGAGTGGGCGCCGTACCCGCAGCACTGGCAGATGGCCGTCTGGAACGCCGACTACCAGCGGGAGTGGACGACGGCGGTCACGACGGAGGCGGTCCGCGACGGGTGGGACGGCGTGTTCGCCGACAACGACTTCGCCAGCCTGGGCTTCTACTCCGACGCCGTGCTGGCCGGGACGTCGTCGCGGGCCGAGACCGACCGCCTGCTGCGCGACGGCCTGGACCGGATGGTGGCCGTCGCCGGGTCGGCGCTCGCCGCTCAGGGAAAGCTCTTCATCCCGAATCTGTCCGAGGCGCGGCTCTACCCCGGCCGCTGGACCGAGCACGCGCGCTTCGGCGGGGCGATGGAGGAGAACTTCGCCCAGTACGCCGGCGACGAGCTGCTCACCTGGCAGGGCACGCAGTGGGAGGAGATGGTGCGCACCTCCTCCGACGGCAAGCACCTGAACCTGCTGGTCACGAAGACGGCCGGGGTGCCGGAGTCGTCGCCGGGCGCGGCCGGGCGGGCCGGGTTCGCCGGGGCCGCGCTGCTGGCCGGGGACCGAGCCTGCTGGACTGGCCCGGACGCCGGCGACTACTCGCGTCCGGCGTTCTCCGGGTACCAGTCGCTCGCTCTCGGCGAGCCCCGCGGACCGGCGGTGCAGCAGGACTCCGGGGTGTGGACGCGGGAGTTCACCGGGGGCTGGGTCGCGGTCAACCCGAGCGACGCCGACGAGACCGTCACCCCACCCGCAGGCCTGTCCACCACCGACGGCACCGCGATCACCTCCGACCTGACCATCTCCGCCGCCGACGGCGAGATCCTCGTCCGGCGCTGA
- a CDS encoding polysaccharide biosynthesis tyrosine autokinase has protein sequence MTVQDYLRVVRERWLVIVLAVVLGLIGALAAFLVRPPEYTAQLSLYVSAQVGDNPQQAYQGAQLSEQRVKSYNELVTSDRVTSETIRRLGLDQTPEQLASHLTATSALDSVIINIAVTEESPEQAASIANTVGTVVTQVVDELERPAAPNGIAPVAVRVVQPAPIPDQPSSTGLPVTLALGLLAGLAVGVGAAFVRNALDTSVKTVEQLSASAGAPNLGAIAFDSKVLEKPLTVQDDPQSARAEAFRQLRTNLQFIDVDNPRKVILVTSSMPGEGKTTTVANLAIALSSMGTRLLVIEGDLRRPKLSAMLGLDRSVGLSGVLSGRVRLSQAVQPWGGGAFDVLSTGPTPPNPAELLGSNQMRALLDEARSSYDIVLIDTPPLLPVTDAAAIAPATDGAVIVCRFRQTTRPQVEAAAQALRSVSVEPLGTVFTMVPDSGPLAYAKYNSYYSAEVAAASPAASAPSGPTTGGSPAVSRPRPAPQGQPGPQGQQAGQNQQAPQNRQAPAGKQMSPNQSGPIPSSSEATTRVAPRRDGGQNRT, from the coding sequence ATGACAGTCCAGGACTACCTGCGCGTGGTGCGCGAGCGATGGCTGGTGATCGTGCTGGCGGTCGTCCTCGGCCTGATCGGAGCGCTGGCCGCGTTCCTCGTCCGGCCGCCGGAGTACACCGCGCAGCTCTCGCTGTACGTCTCGGCCCAGGTCGGGGACAACCCGCAGCAGGCCTACCAGGGCGCGCAGCTGTCGGAGCAGCGGGTGAAGTCCTACAACGAGCTGGTGACCAGCGACCGGGTGACGAGCGAGACCATCCGCCGCCTCGGCCTGGACCAGACACCCGAGCAGCTCGCGTCGCATCTGACCGCCACCAGCGCCCTGGACTCGGTCATCATCAACATCGCGGTGACGGAGGAGTCTCCGGAGCAGGCGGCGTCGATCGCGAACACCGTCGGCACCGTCGTCACCCAGGTCGTCGACGAGCTGGAGCGCCCGGCCGCCCCGAACGGCATCGCCCCGGTCGCGGTGCGCGTCGTGCAGCCCGCGCCGATCCCGGACCAGCCGTCGTCCACCGGCCTTCCGGTCACGCTCGCTCTCGGCCTGCTCGCCGGTCTCGCGGTCGGCGTCGGCGCGGCGTTCGTGCGCAACGCCCTCGACACGTCGGTGAAGACCGTGGAGCAGCTCTCAGCCTCGGCCGGCGCCCCGAACCTGGGTGCGATCGCGTTCGACTCCAAGGTGCTGGAGAAGCCCCTGACGGTGCAGGACGACCCGCAGAGCGCGCGAGCGGAGGCGTTCCGCCAGCTCCGTACGAACCTGCAGTTCATCGACGTGGACAACCCACGCAAGGTCATCCTCGTGACCAGCTCCATGCCGGGCGAGGGCAAGACGACGACGGTGGCCAACCTGGCCATCGCGCTGTCCTCGATGGGTACGCGTCTGCTCGTCATCGAGGGCGACCTGCGCCGTCCGAAGCTCAGCGCGATGCTCGGGCTGGACCGCTCGGTCGGCCTGAGCGGTGTCCTGTCCGGACGGGTACGCCTGTCCCAGGCGGTGCAGCCGTGGGGCGGCGGGGCGTTCGACGTCCTGTCCACCGGGCCCACCCCGCCGAACCCGGCCGAGCTCCTCGGCAGCAACCAGATGCGCGCCCTGCTCGACGAGGCCCGCTCGAGCTACGACATCGTCCTCATCGACACGCCGCCGCTGCTGCCGGTGACCGACGCCGCGGCGATCGCGCCCGCCACGGACGGCGCGGTGATCGTGTGCCGGTTCAGGCAGACGACCCGCCCGCAGGTCGAGGCCGCGGCCCAGGCCCTGCGGTCGGTGTCGGTGGAGCCGCTGGGCACCGTGTTCACGATGGTCCCCGACAGCGGTCCGCTGGCGTACGCGAAGTACAACAGCTACTACAGCGCTGAGGTCGCGGCCGCCTCTCCGGCGGCATCCGCCCCGTCGGGCCCCACCACCGGCGGCTCGCCGGCGGTGTCCCGGCCGCGCCCGGCGCCACAAGGTCAGCCCGGGCCGCAGGGCCAGCAGGCAGGCCAGAACCAGCAGGCACCCCAGAACCGGCAGGCCCCGGCCGGTAAGCAGATGTCGCCGAACCAGTCGGGCCCGATCCCGTCGTCGTCGGAGGCCACCACGCGGGTGGCCCCCCGTCGCGACGGCGGTCAGAACCGCACCTGA
- a CDS encoding sugar transferase — protein MNAAAQVLVTAPAQATSDVVIPAPRRRFELITGDATPARRAGRAYAVLNAVVALLLIVLAAPVLLVVAIAVKLDGGPVLFRQTRVGQDGREFRMIKFRSMCVDAEARLAALMESNEAAGPLFKMARDPRITGVGAVLRKFSIDELPQLFNVVGGTMALVGPRPALAREVAHYCPMAMRRLDAKPGLTGLWQVSGRSDLSWDESIRLDAHYVDTWSPVADVKILARTAGAVLRGGGAY, from the coding sequence ATGAACGCCGCCGCGCAGGTCCTGGTCACCGCACCGGCCCAGGCCACCTCCGACGTCGTCATCCCGGCACCGCGCCGTCGGTTCGAGCTCATCACCGGTGACGCCACCCCCGCCCGCCGCGCCGGTCGCGCCTACGCCGTCCTCAACGCCGTCGTCGCTCTCCTGCTGATCGTCCTCGCCGCCCCGGTCCTGCTCGTCGTCGCGATCGCCGTCAAGCTCGACGGTGGCCCGGTCCTGTTCCGCCAGACCCGCGTCGGCCAGGACGGCCGCGAGTTCCGGATGATCAAGTTCCGCTCCATGTGCGTCGACGCCGAAGCCCGCCTCGCCGCGCTGATGGAGTCCAACGAGGCCGCCGGCCCACTGTTCAAGATGGCCCGCGACCCGCGCATCACCGGCGTCGGCGCCGTCCTGCGGAAGTTCTCGATCGACGAGCTCCCCCAGCTGTTCAACGTCGTCGGCGGCACCATGGCCCTCGTCGGGCCCCGCCCGGCACTGGCCCGCGAGGTCGCCCACTACTGCCCGATGGCGATGCGCCGCCTCGACGCCAAGCCCGGCCTGACCGGCCTGTGGCAGGTCAGCGGACGCAGCGACCTCAGCTGGGACGAGTCCATCCGCCTCGACGCCCACTACGTCGACACCTGGTCCCCCGTGGCCGACGTCAAGATCCTCGCCCGCACCGCCGGAGCCGTCCTCCGCGGCGGCGGCGCGTACTGA